In Colletotrichum lupini chromosome 6, complete sequence, a single window of DNA contains:
- a CDS encoding pyruvate carboxylase, which yields MAQTQVTFNDVFEDGDVEEVQKDPQTIHHIRANSSIMHLKKILVANRGEIPIRAHELSLHTIAVFSYEDRLSMHRQKADEAYVIGKRGQYTPVGAYLAGDEIIKIAVEHGAQMIHPGYGFLSENAEFARNVEKAGLIFVGPSADVIDSLGDKVSARTLAIAAGVPVVPGTEGAVATFEEVKSFTDQYGFPIIIKAAYGGGGRGMRVVRDQETLKENFERATSEAKSAFGNGTVFVERFLDKPKHIEVQLLGDNHGNIVHLYERDCSVQRRHQKVVEIAPAKDLPSDVRDAILNDAVKLAKSVNYRNAGTAEFLVDQQNRYYFIEINPRIQVEHTITEEITGIDIVAAQIQIAAGATLQQLGLTQDRISTRGFAIQCRITTEDPAKGFQPDTGKIEVYRSAGGNGVRLDGGNGFAGAVITPYYDSMLVKCTCHGSTYEIARRKVLRALVEFRIRGVKTNIPFLASLLTHPTFIDGNCWTTFIDDTPQLFDLIGSQNRAQKLLAYLGDVAVNGSSIKGQIGEPKFKGDIILPELLNEDGSKVDVSATCTKGWRQIITEQGPKAFAKAVREYKGTLLMDTTWRDAHQSLLATRVRTVDLLNIAKETSHGLSNLYSLECWGGATFDVAYRFLYEDPWDRLRRMRKAVPNIPFQMLLRGANGVAYSSLPDNAIDHFVEHAKKNGVDIFRVFDALNDIDQLEVGIKAVHKAGGVVEGTVCISGDCKLLNPKKKYNLEYYLDLVDKLVALDIHVLGLKDMAGVLKPYAATKLVGAIRAKYPDLPIHVHTHDSAGTGVASMVACAKAGADAVDAATDSLSGMTSQPSINAIIASLEGSEHDTGLNPAHVRALDFYWSQLRLLYSPFEAHLSGPDPEVYEHEIPGGQLTNMMFQASQLGLGTQWAETKKAYEHANDLLGDIVKVTPTSKVVGDLAQFMVSNKLSAEDVKARASELDFPGSVLEFLEGLMGQPYGGFPEPLRSDALRGRRKLDKRPGLFLEPVDFAKIKRDLHKKFGGPVTECDIAAYVMYPKVFEDYKKFIQKYGDLSVLPTKYFLSRPEIGEEFHVELEKGKVLILKLLAIGPLSENTGQREVFYEMNGEVRQVTVDDNKASVENVSRPKADASDSSQVGAPMAGVLVELRIKEGSDVKKGDPIAVLSAMKMEMVISAPHNGKVSTLQVKEGDSVDGSDLVCRIVKA from the exons ATGGCTCAAACACAGGTCACCTTCAACGATGTCTTCGAGGACGGCGACGTTGAGGAGGTCCAGAAGGACCCCCAGACCATCCACCACATCCGCGCCAACTCGAGCATCATGCACCTGAAGAAGATCTTGG TGGCCAACCGTGGTGAAATTC CCATTCGT GCCCACGAGCTTTCGCTGCACACCATCGCAGTCTTCAG TTATGAGGACCGTCTCTCCATGCACAGACAGA AGGCCGATGAGGCATACGTCATTGGCAAGCGCGGCCAGTACACCCCGGTCGGTGCCTATCTCGCTGGAGACGAGATTATCAAGATTGCCGTCGAGCACGGCGCGCAAATGATCCATCCTG GTTATGGTTTCCTCTCAGAAAACGCCGAGTTCGCTCGCAACGTTGAGAAGGCCGGTCTGATC TTCGTTGGTCCCTCCGCCGATGTCATTGACTCGCTCGGTGACAAGGTCTCAGCCCGAACCCTCGCTATCGCTGCCGGTGTCCCCGTCGTTCCCGGTACCGAAGGCGCCGTCGCCACCTTTGAGGAGGTCAAGAGCTTCACCGATCAATATGGTTTCCCCATCATCATCAAGGCTGCctacggtggtggtggtcgtGGTATGCGTGTCGTCCGCGACCAGGAGACCCTGAAGGAGAACTTTGAGAGAGCCACCTCCGAGGCCAAGTCCGCCTTCGGCAACGGCACAGTCTTCGTCGAGCGATTTTTGGACAAGCCCAAGCACATTGAGGTCCAGCTTCTCGGTGACAACCACGGCAACATTGTCCACCTGTACGAGCGTGACTGCTCCGTCCAGCGTCGTCACCAGAAGGTCGTTGAGATCGCCCCCGCCAAGGACCTTCCCTCCGACGTCCGCGATGCCATTCTCAACGACGCCGTCAAGCTGGCCAAGTCGGTCAACTACCGCAACGCCGGTACCGCCGAGTTCTTGGTCGACCAGCAGAACAGATACTACTTTATCGAGATCAACCCCCGTATCCAGGTCGAGCACACCATCACGGAAGAGATCACGGGTATCGATATCGTGGCCGCTCAGATCCAGATCGCTGCCGGTGCCACCCTGCAGCAGCTTGGTCTGACCCAGGACCGCATCTCCACCAGAGGTTTCGCCATTCAGTGCAGAATCACTACTGAAGACCCCGCCAAGGGCTTCCAGCCTGACACCGGAAAGATTGAGGTCTACCGCTCCGCTGGTGGCAACGGTGTCCGTCTCGACGGCGGTAACGGTTTCGCCGGTGCTGTCATTACCCCTTACTACGATTCCATGTTGGTCAAGTGCACCTGCCACGGTTCCACCTACGAGATTGCTAGGAGAAAGGTCCTCCGTGCCCTTGTCGAATTCCGTATTCGCGGCGTCAAGACCAACATTCCTTTCCTCGCTTCCCTCCTTACTCACCCCACCTTCATTGACGGCAACTGCTGGACCACCTTCATCGACGACACTCCTCAGTTGTTCGACCTCATTGGCAGCCAGAACCGTGCTCAGAAGCTTCTCGCCTACCTCGGTGACGTCGCCGTCAACGGTAGCAGCATCAAGGGCCAGATTGGCGAGCCCAAGTTCAAGGGCGACATCATCCTTCCCGAGCTCCTCAATGAGGATGGCTCCAAGGTCGACGTCTCCGCGACCTGCACGAAGGGCTGGAGACAGATCATCACTGAGCAGGGTCCCAAGGCCTTCGCCAAGGCTGTCCGCGAGTACAAGGGAACGCTGCTCATGGACACCACATGGCGTGATGCCCATCAGTCTCTGCTGGCCACCCGTGTCCGTACCGTTGATTTGCTCAACATTGCTAAGGAGACTAGCCACGGCCTGAGCAACCTGTACTCTCTGGAGTGCTGGGGAGGTGCCACCTTCGACGTTGCCTACCGCTTCCTCTACGAAGACCCCTGGGACCGTCTTCGCCGCATGCGAAAGGCAGTTCCCAACATTCCCTTCCAGATGCTTCTCCGTGGAGCCAACGGTGTTGCGTACTCATCGCTCCCTGATAACGCCATCGACCACTTTGTCGAGCATGCTAAGAAGAACGGTGTCGATATCTTCCGTGTCTTTGATGCTTTGAACGACATCGACCAGCTCGAGGTCGGTATCAAGGCCGTCCACAAGGCCGGTGGTGTCGTTGAAGGAACAGTTTGCATTTCCGGCGACTGCAAGT TGTTGAACCCCAAGAAGAAGTACAACCTGGAGTACTACCTCGACCTCGTCGACAAGCTCGTCGCTCTCGACATCCACGTTCTTGGTCTCAAGGATATGGCTGGTGTCTTGAAGCCGTACGCTGCCACCAAGCTGGTCGGTGCCATCCGTGCCAAGTACCCCGATCTCCCCATTCACGTCCACACCCACGACTCCGCCGGTACTGGTGTTGCGTCCATGGTCGCCTGCGCCAAGGCTGGTGCTGACGCTGTCGACGCTGCCACTGACAGCTTGTCCGGCATGACCTCTCAGCCGAGTATCAACGCCATCATTGCCTCTCTCGAGGGCAGTGAGCACGACACCGGCTTGAACCCTGCCCACGTTCGTGCTTTGGACTTCTACTGGTCCCAGCTGCGTCTCCTCTACTCTCCTTTCGAGGCCCACCTCAGCGGTCCCGATCCCGAGGTGTACGAGCACGAGATTCCCGGTGGCCAGCTCACCAACATGATGTTCCAGGCTTCCCAGCTTGGTCTTGGTACCCAGTGGGCCGAGACCAAGAAGGCCTACGAGCATGCCAACGACCTTCTTGGCGACATCGTCAAGGTCACTCCTACCTCCAAGGTTGTCGGTGACCTTGCCCAATTCATGGTCTCCAACAAGCTGTCCGCTGAGGACGTCAAGGCTCGCGCCAGTGAGCTCGACTTCCCCGGCTCTGTCCTCGAATTCCTCGAGGGTCTTATGGGTCAGCCGTACGGCGGATTTCCCGAGCCTCTGCGTTCCGACGCCCTCCGCGGCCGCAGAAAGCTGGACAAGCGCCCCGGTCTGTTCCTCGAGCCTGTCGACTTCGCTAAGATCAAGCGCGATCTGCACAAGAAGTTCGGCGGTCCCGTCACGGAGTGCGACATCGCCGCGTACGTCATGTACCCCAAGGTCTTTGAGGACTACAAGAAGTTCATCCAGAAGTACGGCGATCTCTCCGTCCTGCCGACAAAGTACTTCCTGTCTCGTCCCGAGATTGGCGAGGAGTTCCACGTCGAGCTCGAGAAGGGCAAGGTTCTTATCCTCAAGCTCTTGGCCATTGGTCCTCTCAGCGAGAACACTGGCCAGCGCGAGGTGTTCTACGAGATGAACGGTGAGGTCAGACAGGTTACTGTCGACGACAACAAGGCTTCCGTCGAGAACGTCAGCCGTCCCAAGGCCGATGCCTCCGACTCTAGCCAAGTCGGCGCTCCCATGGCCGGTGTGCTCGTTGAGCTCCGTATCAAGGAGGGCTCTGATGTCAAGAAGGGCGACCCCATTGCTGTTCTTAGCGCCATGAAGATG GAAATGGTTATCTCCGCCCCGCACAACGGCAAGGTGTCGACCCTCCAGGTCAAGGAGGGCGACTCAGTCGACGGCTCCGACTTGGTGTGCAGAATTGTCAAGGCTTAA